The Erythrobacter sp. SDW2 region TCATATACGTAGTCGTCGCCACTCACCGGTGGTGCTTTCGGTGGGATCGCAATGGTTTGCGCGCACTTTCGGCATGGCGGAGGCCGACACCATTCTCGAACCGCGACACCCCACCAACGTTCCGCCGCTAGCCAATCTCTCATTGCCGAAATCGCTGGCAATTCCCGCCATGCTTCCCACATCGAAGATACAACATCACGACCGAGAGGAGCTTTTCCCAATGCAGATACAGTTCAACTCCGATAGCAGCGTCATGGGCACGCAGAACGTCGCCTCGCGGATCGAGCAGAAGGTTCGTGAGAAGCTGGCGCGGTTCGAGGAGCGGCTGACGCGGCTGGAGATCCACGTCCATGACGAGAACGCGCACAAGCACGGGCATGACGACAAGGCCTGCACCATCGAGGCGCGCCCGCGCGGTGGCAGGCCGATCGGAGTGACCGAGAACGCCTCCACCGTTGACGATGCCGCGCGCAAAGCGGCGACGACCCTGGCCCAGCGGCTCGAACGCTTCTTCGGCAGGAACGAACGCCACGGCCACGATCCGCGACCCGACAAGGCGCTGTGACTTCAGCCTTTCCCGCTACTGGGGTTGACATCGCCCAGCCCCGGCAATGACTACTCCACCACCATCAGTTCGACCCGGCGTGCCTGTTCGGGCGTCACTGCGGTGGTGGTCGTGTTATCCGGCCTGACGAGATCGGTCCGGCCTTCATCAACACCCAGAGCCACCAGCGCGGCCTGTACCGCCTGGGCGCGGTTCTTGGATAACTCGGCATTGGCGGTGGCATCGCCCGACGGGTCGTTGAATCCGGAAATGGCGACCTTGGCGTCGGGATTGGCCTTGAGGTACTCCAGCACCGGCGCGGCAGCGGCGGCGAACTCAGGCGAGACTTCGGTCTTCCCGCTCTCGAAATAGGTCGTGACCATCGGCGTACCATCGCGCTCGCCCGCGACGACACCGGCACCATCGGGGACCGCGGGCTCTGCAGTGTCGGCCGGAGCAGCCGCGGGCGCAAGCGCAGCGACTGGAGCTGTGGGCGGTGCGGCCTCTTCGGCAGGGCGGCTGATCCAGTAGGCCAGCAACGCAGCCACGGCGATCCCGCCGACCACGACTGCAAGCGCCAGGCACCCCATCCCGACAATGCCGTCATCCTGGTACCCACCGCGCCGCTCCCCGCCTGAAGCGGCAGGCGACGGCTTGGATGCGAGCTTGGCCTGGGCTACAGGAGCTGCAGTAGGTTCAGGCGCTAAAGGGACGGCGTTTGGCACCGGATCGGGCACCGGCGCAACGGGTGGCTCGGGCGCTGCGGCAGCGATGGGCATCGACGCGAGCGACGCAGATCCCCCGACTGGAGCCGCTGCTGCGCTGCCACCGATGCGCCCGGTTTTCGTGCCCCCGAACAGGTCGAGCATGTCGAAGTGTTCAGCCAGCAGGTAGTACACGGTGACCCGGTTCTTGGAGGAATCGCCCTTCATCCGCTCTCCAACGCCCGCAATAGCGCTGTCGAGCGTGGCATCGTCATCGGTCAGCGCCAGCTTCTTGCGGAGGAAGTTGTCGCGGACCCGCGCCGTCTCCTTGGGATCAGCAAACGAAACCAGCGAAGTGTCGCGCTTCCTCAGCGCGATGCCGCAATAGTTGACGATCTTCTTGACCACGACCTCATCGGCATCGGCGACGTAGGTGCGGACATGTGCCAGCCAGTCTTGATCCATGACGTACTCCCGCAGGCCGCCCAAGCGGCAGCATCGGTCAGCCCGTCTGATATGCTTCGTATTCCCTCGATGGACTCGGGCCGAGCGGAGTAAGTCTATCCCATTGCTTGGTAATGGCCAACCATCGCCTTCGGCGAACCGCGAGAGTTAACGTCCCGGTTACCCCGCCATCCTAGAAACGCGATTTCCGAGAGCGCGGGATCCGTGACCGGACCGGGGGAAACACGCCGCATGACGCTCCATCCGCTGCAACACGCTTTCGCACCGCTGGAGGGAGAGACTGCCTGGCTTGAAGGTCTGCGCCATCTTGCGGAGCGTGGTGACTTCGCCGCCATCGAAGCACAACTGGTCGAAGCGCTTGCCGCGCTCGACAGCGACCTGGCGCGGCAGTGTCTGGACCTCGCTGCCAGCAAGGTTCGCCTGTCGGGCTGGCAAGCGATGGTGGAAGCGATCGAGGAGTGGGAGGGCGACGCGGTTGCCGGCGTGGCTATCGGTCTCCTCAACGATCCCGATGTGGCCTTCGACAAGGAAGGACAGCACCGGCCCGAACTGACCTATGGCGTCTATTGCGATGGCGAATTCGCCTGGTCGCAGGCCAGCAATGCGGACTTGCTGGCGGCGACAGCGAGCGGTGCGCCGGAATGGGCCGGGTCCGAGGAGGACATCGAGCTCTTCCTCGCGGTCGACGGGCTCGAATGGCTCAACACGGCCCTGCTTCGCCACAAGCATCGCCACTTCTTTCGCGATGGCCACCCGCATGTGGCACCGCGCGGCTATGTCGAGTTCGTGCTCGCCAGCTGGTTTCGTGCGCTGCGTTTCCACCAGGCAGTAGCTGAAGAGCAGGCGCGGCAGCCGCTGCCGGGTGGGGCGCGGGTGCTGTCGGGTCTGATCGACATGCGACCCGATGTGGCAATGGTCCATGGAGCGGCGCCGCTGGCCCGGCCGGCGGGCGAAGAAGCCCACGTCGAAACCGCATCGCTGTTGTCGCTCCCGAGCCAACTGCGCGGGGCCATTCTGGAAGAAGAACCCGACGTGCCAAACATTCGCCAAAAGGTTGCCCGCAACGCGCCGCCTGTCGCAGTGGAGGAGCAGCCTCAACGCCCCGGCTTCTTCGCCCGGCTGTTCCGGCGCAAGGCAGCCTGACCGGGGTACTCTGCCGCACCGTTGACTCGCAAGCGAACGCTCCGCACAGCGGCGCGCAATGAGCATTCTTGTTGACCAGGCCGAAGCCGCGATGCGGCAGGGGCGCTTTGCCGAGGCGCGAGGCGCGCTGGAGCAGGCACTGGCCAGCGAGCTGACTGTGCAGCAGGCAAGCGAGGCTCGGTCGATGCTTGGCCTCGCAATGGTAGCGCTTGGGCAGGCGAGTGAAGCGCTGCCGCATTTGCGCGCCGCGGTGGCGGCAGAGCCGGGCGAGGCGATGTTCCGCTACAATCTGGGCCGTGGCCTGACGGCAGCGGGGGACCATGCGGGGGCACTGGCAGAACATGCCGAGGCGGTGCGGCTCGCGCCTGACATGGCCGCGTTGGAGATCGCGCTGGCACAGGCGCAACTCACCGCCGGAAAGCCGGGCGAAGCGCGCATCTTGCTGGAGAAGTACGCCGCCAATCCGCAGTCCCCGGCTGTGCTCACACGGTTGCTGGTGCAGGCACGGGCTGGCACAGGCGATACCCATGCCGCGCTGGATGCGGCAAGGCTATTGGTGCCCGATGACGTTGTGAGTGCGGATGCCCAAGCCCGTGCCGATGTAATGACAGCAGCCAGCCTCGCGCACGCTGCTATGGCCTATGGCGAGGCAGTCAGCTTGCTGCAGGACCTGGTAAGACGCGATCCCGCCGATGCCGATGTGGCGACGATGCTGGCGCAGCTGCTGCTGTGGACCAAGGGACCGGAGGACGCGCGCGAACTCCTGGTGAAGGCGCGCAAGGCGGGCGCGACATCTCCGCGCTTGCTGGTAGAGCTCCTGACCCATGGCGAGCCTGTCCATGCCGAAGCCGAAGCCATGGCGGATCGCGGCGACATTCCGGCAACCGAGCGTGCCGACCTGCTGCTGGCACTGGCGCAAGCGGCCGATCGGTCTGGCAATGCGGCAAGGGCCTGGGACCTGGCAGCACAGGGTAAGGCCCTTGTCCCGCGAGAGGCCCGACGCGATTGGAGGGCCACGCTCGAGCGGCAGATGGCGATCTATCGGGGGAGCAGCCCTGCCAGTATCAACCATGCGCCGCCGCAACATCTCTACCTGCTCGGCACCCCCCGTTCGGGACAGTCGCTGGTGCAGTCGATCCTCGCTGCCGAACCAGGCGTTGCCTCGGCGGGCGAACGCGGTGCGCTGCTGCAACACCTGCTGTTTCGCGATGCGGAGATCGCCGCCATGGACAAGCTTCGGCGCCATGGCCTGTTAAACGATCTCGCCGTGGCGGATCGTCGCGGGATCGAGCGGCTGGTGGGCACACCGCAATGGGTGGTCGACAAGTCACCGCTGCATTTCGCGATCGCGGGCAACATCGCGCGGGTCCATCCCGGCGCGCGCTTTGCAGCTGTGCTGCGCGATCCGGCCGATGTCGCGGTCTCGATCTGGCTGCGGCGTTTCCCGCCCGTCTACGATTACGCCAATGATTTCGGCGCGATCCTCGAGCATCTCGATATCGCACTCGATGCCATTGCGGCGTGGCGATCAGAAGGTCTGGCGATCAGGTTCGTCGACTTTGCCGAATTGGTCGCCGATCCGGCGGGTCAGGGCGCAGAGCTGTTCGGCTGGTTGGGACTCGACTGGCAGGATATGTATCTCGATCCGGCCAACCGGACGGAACCCGTGCCGACCTATAGCGCGGCGCAAGTGCGCCAGGCCATCGGGCAAGGCGGTTCGCGGGGGGCAGGCCCGTATGCATCGCAGATCGCGCCCTATGCCGACAAGATCGACGCGCTTCGCACGAAGCAGCAAAGGCTGCTCGCTTCCGGCTAGCGGCCATTCGGTTGTAGACAGCAACCGGTATCGGTGGAATCCTGTCCCGCGACATCGATCCATCAATGCGGAGGGAGGGGCTGCATGGGCGAGACTAAACCCAGGTATCGTGTCGAATTCGTCGAACGCACCGGCATGCGGCGGCTGGAGGAGCGGCGGGGCTATGCCAGGCTGCTGATGCCGCTGGCGGGCAATGAGAACCACGTCGATGTGATGTATCTTGGCGCCTACACCGTGCTGGCGGAAGCGGTGGCGGCGGTCCCAGGCATCTCGGTGCTCGACACCGCGCGCTTCTTTCCGATCATCAAGGATATCTCTGTCGACTTCCACAAGTCGGCGGCGAGCGATGTGACTGCGGAGTATGGTCTCAGCGACGAGCATATCGAAGAACTGCTGGCCGATCTCGAGCGCAAGGGCAGCGCCGGATACGTCGCCGAGTTCCCGATGCACGATGCGGATGGCACCCATGTTGCGACCGGGCGCGTGACGGTAAAACTGCTCAGCCACGGCTGGAAGCGGCCCACCTAGGCCGCGTCGCTCTATTGCGGCTTTGCGAGCAGGGCCCGCGGCGAGCTCCTCCGTTCCGCATCCGGCTCCGGCTCGACCGTGGCGACTGTCGTCTCGGTTCCTCGCGAGACAGTCACGGTCGTCAACTCGGGCCGTGGGGAAAGCAGCGGCTCGTCGAGCGAAGGCGAATCGGCATATACTGCTGCCTCGACGGCAGGCGCGGGCTGGGCCTCAAGCACCGCTTCCTCCCGCTGCGCAAAAACCGGCTCCGGGAAATCGGGGTACCGGTTGGCGTAGAGGCCCCGGGCGGACAGTTCATATACTTCGTACCGACCGCTCGGCGTCTCGATCGGATAATGATCCGGCAGTGGTGGCTGGACTTCGGCCGATCCAGCGACATCGCTGATCGGTTGCGGTTGCGGTTGCGGTTGCGGTTGCGGCAATTCGAAATCGTAGGCGGTGCGATACTGCA contains the following coding sequences:
- a CDS encoding HPF/RaiA family ribosome-associated protein, translating into MQIQFNSDSSVMGTQNVASRIEQKVREKLARFEERLTRLEIHVHDENAHKHGHDDKACTIEARPRGGRPIGVTENASTVDDAARKAATTLAQRLERFFGRNERHGHDPRPDKAL
- a CDS encoding PaaI family thioesterase; this encodes MGETKPRYRVEFVERTGMRRLEERRGYARLLMPLAGNENHVDVMYLGAYTVLAEAVAAVPGISVLDTARFFPIIKDISVDFHKSAASDVTAEYGLSDEHIEELLADLERKGSAGYVAEFPMHDADGTHVATGRVTVKLLSHGWKRPT
- a CDS encoding DUF2853 family protein yields the protein MDQDWLAHVRTYVADADEVVVKKIVNYCGIALRKRDTSLVSFADPKETARVRDNFLRKKLALTDDDATLDSAIAGVGERMKGDSSKNRVTVYYLLAEHFDMLDLFGGTKTGRIGGSAAAAPVGGSASLASMPIAAAAPEPPVAPVPDPVPNAVPLAPEPTAAPVAQAKLASKPSPAASGGERRGGYQDDGIVGMGCLALAVVVGGIAVAALLAYWISRPAEEAAPPTAPVAALAPAAAPADTAEPAVPDGAGVVAGERDGTPMVTTYFESGKTEVSPEFAAAAAPVLEYLKANPDAKVAISGFNDPSGDATANAELSKNRAQAVQAALVALGVDEGRTDLVRPDNTTTTAVTPEQARRVELMVVE
- a CDS encoding tetratricopeptide repeat-containing sulfotransferase family protein; translated protein: MSILVDQAEAAMRQGRFAEARGALEQALASELTVQQASEARSMLGLAMVALGQASEALPHLRAAVAAEPGEAMFRYNLGRGLTAAGDHAGALAEHAEAVRLAPDMAALEIALAQAQLTAGKPGEARILLEKYAANPQSPAVLTRLLVQARAGTGDTHAALDAARLLVPDDVVSADAQARADVMTAASLAHAAMAYGEAVSLLQDLVRRDPADADVATMLAQLLLWTKGPEDARELLVKARKAGATSPRLLVELLTHGEPVHAEAEAMADRGDIPATERADLLLALAQAADRSGNAARAWDLAAQGKALVPREARRDWRATLERQMAIYRGSSPASINHAPPQHLYLLGTPRSGQSLVQSILAAEPGVASAGERGALLQHLLFRDAEIAAMDKLRRHGLLNDLAVADRRGIERLVGTPQWVVDKSPLHFAIAGNIARVHPGARFAAVLRDPADVAVSIWLRRFPPVYDYANDFGAILEHLDIALDAIAAWRSEGLAIRFVDFAELVADPAGQGAELFGWLGLDWQDMYLDPANRTEPVPTYSAAQVRQAIGQGGSRGAGPYASQIAPYADKIDALRTKQQRLLASG